A stretch of the Desulfobacter sp. genome encodes the following:
- a CDS encoding tetratricopeptide repeat protein has translation MQKTKQDPTQSGQWIKDKIIEFKNKGQFAAMIQWLDKRLADPELDDRSLQAKLYNELGLAHLAQDRPEKVRTCYEKALALVPDHVNALYNLANLDLGSGFYTAALDRFSKVLDLAPDHAGALYNSALCHALEGRIRVALPLFVRVTQINPLYMSAFYWAGECQLNLKNYDSALGCFERSAELDPDHPESARGLAICQLKTGAPGAALKTCQDLLNKTGPDPTVLKVMGDALLAQGQAEAAALCHLDMVFLDLDAKAFLVSRAKALFEKNPKTAKQYTQRIIDDLPELASAMAPIVTDEIKPETPVLPA, from the coding sequence ATGCAGAAGACAAAACAAGATCCGACCCAGTCCGGACAATGGATCAAAGACAAAATCATTGAATTCAAAAACAAGGGGCAGTTTGCCGCCATGATCCAATGGCTGGACAAGCGGCTGGCAGACCCTGAACTCGATGACCGGTCACTCCAGGCAAAGTTATACAATGAGCTGGGGCTGGCCCACCTGGCCCAGGACCGCCCGGAAAAAGTCAGAACCTGTTATGAAAAGGCATTGGCACTGGTGCCGGATCATGTGAATGCCCTGTACAACCTGGCCAATCTCGACCTTGGGTCAGGCTTTTACACCGCTGCCCTGGACCGGTTTTCTAAAGTTTTGGACCTGGCACCGGATCATGCCGGCGCCCTTTACAATTCAGCACTTTGCCATGCCCTTGAAGGCCGGATCCGCGTTGCTCTGCCCCTGTTTGTCCGGGTGACCCAGATCAATCCCCTTTATATGAGCGCCTTTTACTGGGCAGGGGAATGCCAATTGAACCTGAAAAATTATGATTCAGCCCTTGGTTGCTTTGAACGTTCGGCAGAGCTGGATCCGGATCATCCCGAATCCGCAAGAGGACTGGCCATCTGCCAGCTTAAGACAGGGGCGCCCGGTGCAGCCCTGAAGACCTGCCAGGACCTGCTCAACAAAACCGGTCCTGACCCCACCGTCTTAAAGGTGATGGGGGATGCCCTTCTGGCCCAGGGCCAGGCAGAAGCGGCCGCCCTCTGCCACCTGGATATGGTGTTCCTTGACCTGGACGCCAAAGCCTTTCTGGTATCCAGGGCCAAGGCATTGTTTGAAAAAAATCCTAAGACGGCAAAACAATATACCCAGAGGATCATTGATGATCTACCGGAACTTGCATCAGCAATGGCCCCTATTGTTACTGATGAAATTAAACCTGAAACACCGGTTTTACCGGCGTAA
- a CDS encoding 4Fe-4S dicluster domain-containing protein, with product MKIIQDPANRIDAAGHIEGETVPDARAAQPDTTESSNGISRRNILKLGGLGAALASLGGAGATGFAVGRSDDAYTGYGRTYQGGDMFFNRKPFRVKTAKMMTPVAKVTRPDWTDFLFDRKRAIMGLIKSGEWNPGMGLEKMPGKIGDHYRKKPKHHYETMMDSLEKAVTRVEEWKNGKYKRYAVADAYNSAFRSAGMYNRHGSAVPECPADIFRQTGKPQPPEEWDFRNVKRKPPMEFKSKAHASKLIKRMAHMFGASLVGITDFDPSFMFTNKMRGMPDGGKAWGNKVPSHWKSVIVFGVPMYWDACYSAIGYSTSFDAYFRSKCAAGLLERFIQELGYPARAMFPGTHYEIMMSPYVLKSGLGEYSRAGTVMVPELGLNFRPAAVVTDIEFEYDSPISVNMAEFCKKCKTCADACPSGAIPKDDEPQTVVRGFKRWLLDEEKCYNQWVSGPNSDGFGCRVCIGVCPFSRKNTWIHTLSREMEPRDPTGLVSSGLLAMQHNFFKYPDAQEFKSDWDGGKEANYHNPPWWMRSENFFELEKNWEYQGME from the coding sequence ATGAAAATCATTCAAGATCCGGCCAATAGGATCGATGCAGCCGGCCATATTGAAGGAGAAACCGTTCCGGATGCCCGGGCAGCCCAACCGGACACCACAGAATCCTCAAACGGCATTTCCAGGAGAAACATACTCAAACTGGGCGGCCTGGGTGCTGCTTTGGCCTCCCTGGGCGGCGCAGGCGCTACCGGCTTTGCCGTTGGCCGGTCCGATGATGCCTATACCGGGTATGGAAGGACCTACCAGGGTGGGGACATGTTCTTTAACCGCAAACCCTTCAGGGTCAAAACAGCAAAAATGATGACCCCGGTGGCCAAGGTCACCCGGCCGGACTGGACAGATTTTTTATTTGACCGGAAACGTGCCATTATGGGGCTGATCAAGAGCGGAGAGTGGAACCCGGGCATGGGGCTTGAAAAAATGCCCGGCAAAATCGGGGATCATTACCGGAAAAAGCCCAAACACCATTATGAGACCATGATGGACTCTCTGGAAAAGGCTGTCACCCGGGTGGAGGAATGGAAAAACGGAAAATACAAACGCTATGCCGTGGCAGATGCTTACAACTCAGCCTTCAGATCCGCAGGCATGTATAACCGTCACGGCAGTGCCGTACCCGAATGCCCGGCAGACATCTTTCGTCAGACCGGCAAACCCCAGCCCCCCGAGGAATGGGATTTTCGAAATGTAAAGCGCAAGCCTCCCATGGAATTCAAATCAAAGGCCCATGCCTCAAAATTAATCAAGCGCATGGCCCATATGTTTGGCGCATCCCTTGTGGGAATAACGGATTTTGACCCCAGCTTCATGTTTACCAACAAGATGAGGGGCATGCCCGACGGCGGCAAAGCATGGGGAAACAAGGTCCCCTCCCATTGGAAAAGCGTTATTGTTTTCGGGGTTCCCATGTACTGGGACGCCTGCTATTCGGCCATTGGATACTCCACTTCCTTTGACGCATATTTCAGGTCAAAATGTGCCGCAGGTCTTCTGGAACGGTTTATCCAGGAATTGGGATACCCTGCCCGTGCCATGTTCCCGGGCACCCATTACGAGATCATGATGTCCCCCTATGTGCTCAAATCCGGGCTTGGAGAATACAGCCGGGCCGGCACGGTCATGGTTCCTGAACTTGGATTAAACTTCAGGCCGGCAGCGGTTGTCACCGATATCGAGTTTGAATATGACTCACCCATCAGCGTTAACATGGCTGAGTTCTGCAAAAAGTGCAAAACCTGTGCTGATGCCTGCCCGTCAGGGGCCATCCCCAAGGATGACGAACCCCAGACCGTGGTCCGGGGATTCAAGCGATGGCTGCTGGACGAGGAAAAATGTTATAATCAATGGGTTTCAGGACCCAACAGCGACGGGTTCGGGTGCCGGGTCTGTATCGGGGTCTGCCCCTTTTCCAGGAAAAACACCTGGATCCATACCCTGTCCCGTGAAATGGAACCCAGGGATCCCACAGGGCTTGTGTCATCGGGTCTTCTTGCCATGCAGCATAATTTCTTCAAATATCCTGATGCCCAGGAGTTTAAATCAGACTGGGACGGCGGAAAAGAGGCCAACTATCACAACCCGCCCTGGTGGATGCGCAGCGAAAACTTTTTTGAGCTGGAAAAAAACTGGGAATATCAAGGCATGGAATAA
- a CDS encoding FMN-binding protein: MNHSVKKISALATILILVLAWLGGERRARGAVEDQIHAMIPGLTFLEKKDDRLYQGRWPKASSPPVTIAIESCPGYAGPLTVALAVGPENKVNRVAILHSTDTPTFLDKIVDKGLLKAFIHQPINPVPQVDGISGATLSSVAVIQGLTQAGQRIHGLASGEKIIPASIPVNRNEWIKLLGIAALFSAALGLGLIKAFKTRKKARTLLSIVSLVLVGVIWGCQFSLPSLALALSGVWVQGLASWAPLLCMVLALMVFWRTQKNIYCAFFCPFGMVQDGLGKITGCPPPKRFSWMTWTARSLALFALASALYFKDSSMALYEPFGMVFNFIGSPFIFGLTIAILLTSLIFRRPWCRLLCRGRSKFCVS, from the coding sequence ATGAACCATTCGGTAAAAAAAATATCAGCCCTTGCCACGATTCTGATCCTGGTACTGGCCTGGCTCGGCGGAGAACGCCGGGCCAGGGGGGCTGTTGAAGATCAGATTCATGCCATGATCCCGGGTCTTACCTTCCTTGAAAAAAAAGATGACAGGCTCTACCAGGGCCGATGGCCCAAAGCCTCAAGCCCTCCAGTCACCATTGCTATTGAATCCTGTCCCGGCTATGCCGGGCCCTTGACGGTGGCCCTGGCCGTGGGACCGGAAAACAAGGTCAACCGGGTGGCAATTTTGCACAGTACAGATACCCCGACCTTTTTGGATAAAATCGTGGATAAAGGCCTATTAAAGGCATTTATCCATCAACCCATAAATCCTGTGCCCCAGGTGGACGGCATCTCGGGGGCCACCCTGTCATCCGTGGCGGTGATTCAGGGGCTGACACAAGCAGGGCAGCGCATCCATGGCCTGGCATCAGGGGAAAAAATAATCCCGGCCTCCATCCCGGTCAACCGCAACGAGTGGATCAAGCTTTTGGGGATCGCGGCACTTTTTTCCGCAGCCCTGGGCCTGGGCCTGATCAAAGCCTTTAAAACCCGTAAAAAGGCCAGAACCCTTTTAAGCATTGTCTCCCTTGTGCTTGTGGGGGTGATCTGGGGCTGCCAGTTTTCCCTGCCTTCCCTTGCCCTGGCCCTGTCAGGCGTATGGGTTCAGGGACTGGCCTCCTGGGCCCCGCTGCTCTGCATGGTCCTGGCGCTTATGGTTTTTTGGAGAACCCAAAAAAATATCTATTGTGCCTTTTTCTGCCCCTTTGGCATGGTTCAGGACGGTCTTGGCAAAATCACAGGCTGCCCTCCGCCAAAACGGTTTTCCTGGATGACTTGGACAGCAAGGAGTCTGGCTCTTTTTGCCCTTGCCTCGGCCCTTTATTTTAAGGACTCGTCCATGGCATTGTACGAACCCTTTGGAATGGTGTTTAACTTTATCGGTTCCCCTTTTATCTTCGGGTTGACCATTGCCATTCTTCTGACCTCCCTGATTTTCAGACGTCCCTGGTGCAGGCTGCTATGCCGAGGGCGTTCAAAATTCTGTGTCAGTTGA
- a CDS encoding IS256 family transposase: MTEENTEFDFQKALKGIQEGKPFTGKGGVLTSLIKNLAEAALEGELESHLGQEVSANRRNGKSKKTIKSLDGKFELETPRDRAGTFSPQIVKKHQTTLSDEIERKIIALYGLGMSYNDMASHLQEIYGLEISNATLSTITDKIIHTVKEWQARPLENVYPIVWLDAIHYKVRENGKVRSKAVYTILGVNIEGRKEVLGLYISENEGANFWLQVLTDLSNRGVKDILIACVDGLKGFPEAIETIFPDTEVQLCVVHQIRNSLKYVGSKNKKEFMTDLKRVYKAVNKDLAEEELDILENKWNDKYPIVIKSWRNNWERLSHFFKYPEEIRRIIYTTNTIEAVHRQFRKLTKTKGSFPNQDSLLKLLYMGIQNASKKWTMPIQNWSLTISQLAIFFEGRLDKELGI, encoded by the coding sequence ATGACCGAAGAAAACACCGAATTTGATTTTCAAAAAGCCCTTAAAGGCATCCAGGAAGGTAAACCCTTCACAGGTAAGGGCGGCGTCCTTACATCATTAATCAAAAATCTTGCTGAAGCTGCTCTTGAAGGAGAGTTGGAGTCCCATCTCGGGCAGGAAGTTTCTGCCAACCGCCGTAATGGAAAAAGCAAAAAGACCATTAAATCCCTGGATGGTAAATTTGAGCTGGAAACCCCGCGTGACAGGGCCGGAACCTTCTCTCCACAGATCGTCAAAAAACATCAGACAACGCTCAGCGATGAAATTGAAAGAAAGATAATAGCCCTTTACGGCCTGGGCATGAGTTATAATGATATGGCTTCCCATTTACAGGAAATCTATGGACTTGAGATTTCAAATGCCACTCTGAGCACCATTACCGATAAAATCATCCATACCGTCAAAGAATGGCAGGCCAGGCCGTTGGAAAATGTGTACCCAATCGTATGGCTTGATGCCATACATTATAAAGTACGAGAAAACGGAAAGGTCCGCAGCAAGGCCGTTTACACAATTCTTGGGGTGAATATCGAGGGCCGCAAAGAGGTTCTTGGGCTGTACATATCCGAGAATGAGGGTGCGAACTTCTGGCTGCAGGTGTTAACAGACCTTTCAAACCGAGGGGTAAAAGATATCCTGATTGCCTGTGTTGATGGTCTAAAAGGTTTTCCCGAGGCCATTGAGACCATATTCCCGGACACAGAAGTTCAACTCTGCGTAGTCCACCAGATCCGAAATTCATTGAAATACGTTGGTTCCAAAAATAAAAAGGAATTTATGACAGATCTAAAACGTGTTTATAAAGCGGTCAATAAGGATCTGGCCGAAGAAGAACTGGATATCTTGGAAAATAAATGGAATGACAAATACCCGATTGTGATAAAATCCTGGCGGAACAACTGGGAACGCCTCAGTCATTTCTTTAAATATCCAGAAGAGATTCGACGGATAATATACACCACAAATACCATTGAGGCTGTGCATCGACAGTTTCGAAAACTGACCAAAACAAAGGGATCATTCCCGAACCAGGACAGCCTGTTAAAGCTGCTTTACATGGGGATCCAGAACGCCAGTAAAAAATGGACAATGCCGATTCAAAATTGGTCACTGACAATTTCCCAGTTGGCAATTTTCTTTGAAGGCCGGCTGGATAAAGAGCTGGGAATTTGA
- a CDS encoding ABC transporter substrate-binding protein, which translates to MEKMVPGTPLQQKSTPPTWLIEGPFSDLTFTSAGAEADPGTETVTQNSEHSPFIKQAQAFGLFKKMLYFHPDAGGNYELMSAMGNELPLGLILSARHHNNWPDTEANKNFVATFKKRTGRFPTYAAEGAYAGIYAIAAAVEKVGNPDDTEALVKALEGLKIKLPEDPEGFTSYIYPATHQMVQAQAIGTTIENKDFPPATRMLGNWKIYKAEDLIPPAEYIDMKRK; encoded by the coding sequence ATGGAAAAGATGGTTCCAGGAACTCCACTCCAGCAAAAGTCAACTCCTCCGACGTGGCTGATTGAAGGCCCATTCTCGGACCTGACTTTTACTTCCGCTGGCGCTGAGGCAGATCCGGGAACCGAAACCGTGACACAGAATTCTGAACATTCCCCATTTATCAAACAGGCTCAGGCTTTTGGTCTGTTTAAAAAAATGCTTTACTTTCATCCGGATGCAGGCGGCAACTATGAGCTCATGAGCGCCATGGGAAATGAACTGCCCCTGGGCCTGATTCTTTCTGCCCGTCATCATAACAACTGGCCTGATACTGAAGCGAATAAGAATTTTGTCGCAACTTTTAAAAAAAGGACCGGACGTTTTCCGACCTATGCAGCTGAAGGCGCCTATGCAGGCATTTACGCCATTGCTGCCGCAGTCGAGAAAGTCGGCAACCCCGATGATACAGAAGCCCTGGTCAAAGCCCTTGAAGGCTTAAAAATCAAACTGCCGGAAGATCCTGAAGGATTCACCTCTTATATCTATCCGGCCACCCACCAGATGGTTCAGGCCCAGGCCATCGGTACCACCATTGAAAATAAAGATTTCCCTCCTGCCACACGAATGCTTGGAAACTGGAAGATTTACAAAGCTGAGGATCTGATTCCGCCTGCTGAATACATTGACATGAAAAGAAAATAA